From Pseudoalteromonas sp. DL-6, one genomic window encodes:
- a CDS encoding flagellar hook-length control protein FliK: protein MNTPTHITLTNPQVSNQTSNSGQPVLPTLPEEVLAAKNIQFSKESVTLDVFMNKHWQTIRLTVNDAPTNVEKIASANIQLSADGKSLTIIPNNSTLSIKQPEQLQRFLNFINTQSDIQNNPLSIQVILKPTPKLVIEKFNASIAINKQIAQLLAQEPLLKGIIETDGKGTRLNIINRFADIVHSQPLSQAKLTQLVANNLGHAQLHAMPKFAVLTPNTAKSSLNISLSHQQLSELPTTPTKVTISSQADKLLIKTAYQNITVELKNSFSKPFNEMLSQQPQVALDSQKIKSHPLSTVNSPIQSWLKSSFADFKTRILDAVKHFESKPFTTTLNAYQKPNIVVNEQQKWLSPTQKIDITQLKSPLGTAPPLVQLTQQLKTSISLWQQRTLSTSVDLHPVVTQSAQTANRSLAAVNHLQPLEKLLLATVLKQTATAPIEQKEASKHVLSSQLNTIVAKMTDQGTDLNRLVNQAFNRMLSESNLHPTTIQREILSTIKPTQLPNDTLQSSFNRGVEQLSLSILAAPIINQNPTAVSINNQSGLEALLQVLLPSFKTGNNTNKLLEQLQQPQVQALAGELTQIKNTLSQVQAPVLSQQPDTNSLVQFLLPMKLPPEAAQTEISLGQYKKPNNDKLADKNVWFVRLNFDYAELGKLQITAELMDKALDCQLLASTQAVSALAHPHLDNLRSKLAKQGLQVGDLNLKRADDSHQAFYQSHAIINIKV from the coding sequence ATGAATACACCAACGCACATTACATTGACTAACCCACAGGTTAGTAATCAAACAAGCAATTCAGGTCAACCTGTGTTACCGACATTGCCTGAAGAAGTGCTGGCGGCTAAAAACATTCAGTTTTCTAAAGAGTCAGTAACCTTAGATGTGTTTATGAATAAGCATTGGCAAACAATTCGGCTCACTGTTAATGATGCACCGACAAATGTTGAAAAAATAGCAAGCGCTAACATACAGCTAAGTGCAGATGGTAAAAGCTTAACCATTATTCCTAACAACAGTACCTTATCAATTAAACAACCAGAACAGTTACAGCGGTTTTTAAACTTTATAAACACTCAAAGTGATATTCAAAACAACCCGCTATCGATACAAGTCATATTAAAACCAACGCCAAAACTGGTGATTGAAAAATTTAATGCCAGCATCGCCATTAATAAACAAATAGCGCAATTACTAGCACAAGAACCCTTATTAAAAGGCATAATTGAGACTGATGGCAAAGGTACACGGCTAAATATCATTAATCGTTTTGCTGACATTGTACATTCTCAACCTTTAAGCCAGGCAAAACTAACACAATTAGTTGCTAACAATTTAGGTCATGCTCAGCTTCATGCTATGCCCAAGTTTGCGGTACTAACTCCAAATACCGCAAAAAGCTCGTTAAATATTAGCTTAAGCCATCAACAGTTATCTGAACTACCTACAACGCCGACTAAGGTAACTATTAGCAGCCAAGCAGATAAACTATTAATTAAAACAGCTTATCAAAATATAACCGTGGAGCTTAAAAACTCATTTAGCAAACCATTTAATGAGATGCTGTCACAGCAACCGCAAGTTGCTCTCGATTCGCAAAAAATTAAGTCTCATCCACTTAGTACCGTTAATAGTCCAATTCAATCATGGCTAAAAAGCAGTTTTGCTGATTTTAAAACGCGTATTTTAGATGCAGTAAAACATTTTGAAAGCAAGCCATTTACCACTACATTAAATGCATATCAAAAACCAAATATTGTTGTTAATGAACAACAAAAATGGCTCTCACCAACGCAAAAAATAGACATTACGCAATTAAAGAGCCCTTTAGGAACTGCCCCCCCTTTAGTGCAACTAACCCAGCAGCTAAAAACCAGTATCTCTTTATGGCAACAGCGGACGTTATCAACATCCGTAGACTTGCACCCTGTTGTTACCCAATCAGCACAAACAGCTAATCGATCCTTAGCAGCCGTTAATCATTTACAACCGCTGGAAAAGCTATTATTAGCAACCGTTTTAAAGCAAACCGCAACCGCTCCAATAGAGCAAAAAGAAGCAAGCAAACACGTTCTAAGCAGCCAACTGAACACCATTGTAGCTAAGATGACTGATCAGGGTACTGACTTAAACCGCTTGGTTAATCAAGCTTTTAACCGTATGTTGTCAGAAAGTAATTTACACCCAACCACCATACAACGTGAAATACTCAGCACTATAAAGCCGACACAACTGCCCAATGACACCTTGCAAAGCTCGTTTAATCGAGGTGTAGAACAACTTTCATTAAGCATTTTAGCTGCACCGATTATTAACCAAAACCCAACTGCCGTTAGCATTAATAATCAAAGCGGTTTAGAGGCACTACTTCAGGTTTTATTACCAAGCTTCAAGACCGGTAATAATACCAATAAGTTATTAGAACAGTTACAGCAACCACAAGTGCAAGCATTAGCAGGTGAATTAACACAAATTAAAAACACCTTAAGCCAAGTGCAAGCTCCCGTTTTGAGCCAGCAGCCTGACACTAACTCCTTAGTGCAGTTTTTATTGCCTATGAAACTGCCACCAGAGGCGGCACAAACAGAAATATCGTTAGGACAATATAAAAAGCCAAACAATGACAAATTAGCGGATAAAAACGTGTGGTTTGTAAGATTAAATTTTGATTATGCTGAACTAGGTAAGTTGCAAATAACCGCAGAGTTGATGGACAAAGCATTAGATTGTCAGTTATTAGCGTCCACTCAAGCTGTAAGCGCGTTGGCTCATCCACACCTTGATAATTTACGCTCAAAATTGGCAAAACAGGGCTTGCAAGTGGGCGACCTAAACTTAAAACGCGCAGATGACAGCCATCAAGCTTTTTACCAATCCCATGCCATTATAAATATTAAGGTTTAG
- a CDS encoding chemotaxis protein CheW, with protein MSKQLFANEKVVTQYLGALLSDDEPTKDLEPVAKLLQQVAYEEEQKEQSLQVEPVVEPVVEVEKLNEQVKSVEIESHQAQQPEPVHDVALESEAEYFDGEFQALFFEVAGLTLAVPLKALGGIHELGEVNHLFGKPKWFKGVMINREEKLNVVDTARWVMPEKYDEQLEASLNYQYLITLGDSQWGLLAEKLINNITLSKEDVKWRTNNSKRPWLAGVIKEKMCALIDVNNLNALLEKGLDSRHK; from the coding sequence ATGAGTAAGCAATTATTTGCTAATGAAAAAGTAGTCACTCAGTATTTAGGGGCGTTATTATCTGATGACGAACCAACGAAAGACCTTGAGCCTGTTGCTAAGCTTCTTCAGCAGGTTGCCTATGAAGAAGAGCAAAAAGAGCAATCACTGCAGGTTGAGCCTGTAGTTGAGCCCGTTGTTGAAGTTGAAAAACTTAATGAACAGGTAAAGAGTGTAGAAATAGAATCCCATCAAGCGCAACAGCCTGAACCTGTGCATGATGTAGCACTTGAAAGTGAGGCTGAGTACTTCGATGGTGAATTCCAGGCACTATTCTTCGAGGTGGCAGGGCTCACTTTAGCAGTACCGTTAAAAGCGTTAGGCGGCATTCATGAGCTTGGCGAAGTGAATCATTTATTTGGCAAACCTAAGTGGTTTAAAGGTGTCATGATCAACCGAGAAGAAAAGCTCAATGTTGTTGATACTGCGCGCTGGGTTATGCCTGAAAAGTACGATGAGCAGTTAGAAGCGTCTTTAAACTATCAATATCTAATCACTTTAGGTGATAGCCAGTGGGGTTTATTAGCAGAAAAACTAATAAATAACATTACATTGAGTAAAGAAGATGTAAAATGGCGTACAAATAACAGTAAGCGCCCATGGCTTGCTGGAGTAATTAAAGAAAAAATGTGTGCTTTAATAGATGTTAATAATTTAAATGCACTATTAGAGAAAGGCTTAGATAGCCGTCACAAGTAA
- a CDS encoding ParA family protein: protein MKIWTVANQKGGVGKTTTAVSLAGILALQGKRVLLIDTDPHASLTYYFGIDSEDLEVSVYDIFTRGSSMKSEEILQALCPSTIENLDILPATMAIATLDRSMGNKTGMGLILKKTLAKISEYYDYAILDCPPVLGVLMVNALAACERVLVPVQTEFLALKGLDRMMRTMELMQTSQAKSYEYTIIPTMYDKRTKASLEAYKTLQDTYKEKVWPGVIPVDTKFRDASLAQKVPIDFCPNARGVYAYKALLEYLIKQG, encoded by the coding sequence GTGAAAATCTGGACTGTAGCCAATCAAAAAGGAGGGGTAGGCAAAACCACCACAGCGGTTAGCCTTGCTGGGATCCTTGCGCTTCAAGGTAAGCGTGTTTTACTGATTGATACCGATCCGCATGCATCATTAACTTATTACTTTGGCATTGATTCAGAAGATTTAGAGGTCAGTGTTTACGATATTTTCACTCGCGGCTCAAGCATGAAAAGCGAAGAAATATTGCAAGCATTATGCCCCTCAACCATAGAAAACCTTGATATTCTACCTGCCACTATGGCAATTGCTACACTTGACCGTAGTATGGGTAATAAAACGGGAATGGGCCTGATTTTAAAGAAAACATTGGCTAAAATTAGCGAGTATTACGATTATGCAATTTTAGATTGTCCGCCCGTTTTAGGGGTGCTGATGGTCAATGCGCTTGCAGCCTGTGAAAGAGTATTGGTGCCAGTACAAACTGAGTTCTTAGCGCTTAAGGGGCTTGATAGAATGATGCGTACTATGGAGTTAATGCAAACCTCGCAAGCGAAAAGCTATGAATATACTATAATTCCAACTATGTATGATAAGCGCACCAAAGCATCACTTGAGGCCTATAAAACATTACAAGATACGTACAAAGAAAAAGTGTGGCCAGGTGTGATTCCTGTTGATACAAAATTTAGAGATGCGAGTTTAGCGCAAAAGGTGCCTATTGATTTTTGCCCTAATGCGCGTGGAGTCTATGCTTACAAAGCATTGCTTGAATATTTAATAAAACAAGGTTAA
- a CDS encoding chemotaxis protein CheW, producing MSEDKLLSAKKNADNNDEILQWVTFKLEDETYGVNVMQVQEILRYTEIAPVPGAPSYVIGIINLRGNVVTVIDTRSRFGLPDIEATDNSRILIIEAEEQVIGILADSVSEVVYLRSSEIDSAPNVGTEESAKFIQGVCNRDNELLILVDLNKLLSDDEWDELSDI from the coding sequence ATGAGTGAAGATAAATTACTGTCAGCCAAGAAAAATGCAGATAATAATGATGAAATTTTACAGTGGGTTACGTTTAAGCTAGAAGATGAAACTTATGGCGTGAATGTAATGCAAGTGCAAGAAATACTGCGTTACACCGAAATTGCTCCTGTGCCAGGTGCGCCTTCGTATGTGATTGGTATTATTAACCTACGTGGTAATGTTGTTACCGTTATTGATACTCGCTCTCGTTTTGGTTTACCTGATATTGAAGCGACCGATAACTCACGTATTTTGATTATTGAAGCTGAAGAACAAGTGATTGGTATTTTAGCTGATAGCGTATCTGAGGTTGTGTATTTACGCAGCTCTGAAATTGATAGCGCACCAAACGTAGGTACTGAAGAAAGTGCTAAGTTTATTCAAGGTGTGTGTAACCGCGATAATGAGCTACTTATTTTGGTTGATTTAAATAAATTACTTAGTGATGACGAATGGGATGAGTTAAGCGATATATAA
- a CDS encoding flagellar motor protein — MDKLSVLGLLVALGAIAIGYSLEGGVVSALFNGPALIIVLGGTLGAVMLQTSANTFKKMLSITHWVFVTDDHDIEDAIEQVKRWSHKARQEGYLALENEALTHTDPYAAKGLSLLVDGSSDQKLRDTLEIDLLLERERLLEASRVYEAMGGYSPTIGILGAVLGLIQAMSFINDPEQLGTGIATAFIATIYGVGLANLLFLPMANKLKQRVEQKMLYHEMLAEGVIAISQGESPINIELKLEAYRVERPLLQGH; from the coding sequence GTGGATAAGCTTTCTGTTTTAGGATTATTGGTTGCACTAGGCGCTATTGCAATCGGTTATTCTTTAGAAGGAGGTGTGGTATCTGCGCTGTTTAATGGGCCTGCGCTAATTATTGTATTAGGCGGCACATTGGGGGCCGTGATGTTACAAACATCAGCCAATACATTTAAGAAAATGCTCAGTATTACTCATTGGGTTTTTGTCACCGATGACCACGATATTGAAGATGCGATTGAGCAAGTAAAGCGCTGGTCACATAAAGCCCGCCAAGAGGGTTATTTAGCCCTAGAAAACGAAGCGCTTACTCACACTGATCCTTATGCCGCTAAAGGACTGAGTTTATTAGTTGATGGCAGCTCTGACCAAAAGCTTCGTGATACCCTGGAAATAGATTTATTACTTGAACGAGAACGACTGCTTGAAGCTAGTCGTGTATATGAAGCGATGGGGGGTTACAGTCCAACTATCGGTATTTTAGGTGCAGTGCTTGGACTTATTCAAGCGATGTCATTTATTAACGATCCTGAGCAACTAGGAACGGGTATTGCCACTGCATTTATCGCTACTATATATGGCGTAGGTTTAGCTAATTTACTGTTTTTGCCCATGGCCAATAAATTAAAGCAACGGGTTGAGCAAAAAATGCTTTACCATGAAATGCTAGCTGAAGGCGTTATTGCCATTAGCCAAGGTGAGAGTCCTATTAATATTGAATTAAAGCTTGAAGCTTACCGTGTCGAACGTCCTCTTTTACAGGGCCATTAG
- the ccmA gene encoding cytochrome c biogenesis heme-transporting ATPase CcmA encodes MLHIKSVTCIKQERCLFDELNFSLKSGQIMQLAGPNGAGKTSLLRIVAGFSLPDEGDILYLNQSIKKYYDEYARDLLYIGHKTGVNVQLSALENVTHWLAINGYVDTPDLYSLLSKLGLVGLEDVPVRTLSAGQQRRVALVRLWLSEAKLWILDEPFTALDKSGVAFLQQRFTEHLSKGGAILLTTHQDLTTHFSDLQTLTLEYRH; translated from the coding sequence TTGTTACACATTAAGTCCGTTACTTGTATCAAGCAAGAGCGTTGTTTGTTTGATGAACTTAATTTTAGCCTTAAAAGCGGTCAAATCATGCAGTTAGCTGGTCCTAATGGGGCAGGTAAAACATCGTTATTGCGCATTGTTGCCGGTTTTTCGCTGCCAGATGAAGGTGATATTTTATACCTTAATCAATCTATCAAAAAATATTATGACGAATACGCCAGAGACTTATTATATATAGGCCATAAAACTGGTGTGAACGTACAACTCAGTGCACTTGAAAATGTAACACATTGGTTGGCTATTAATGGTTACGTTGACACCCCTGACTTATACTCTTTATTAAGTAAGCTAGGTTTGGTAGGGCTGGAAGATGTGCCTGTTAGAACCTTATCGGCGGGTCAACAAAGACGAGTAGCTTTGGTCAGATTATGGTTATCTGAAGCTAAGTTGTGGATTTTAGACGAACCTTTTACTGCGCTCGATAAAAGTGGCGTTGCCTTTTTACAGCAACGTTTTACTGAGCATTTATCAAAGGGGGGCGCCATTTTGTTAACAACACATCAAGACCTAACCACCCATTTTAGTGACTTACAAACCTTGACTTTGGAGTACCGCCACTAA
- the ccmB gene encoding heme exporter protein CcmB, which translates to MTRQHSYWQLFVAVFSKDVKLAFRQRAEIVNPILFFLIVISLFPLAIGPEPGLLSRMAPGIIWVAALLSTMLGLDKLFRDDYNDGSLEQLIASSYPLSLTVLAKVAAHWVITGLPLVLMTPLFALLLNLETTALMATLLTLLLGTPLLSFIGAIGAGLTVGLQKGGILMSLLVLPLYIPVLIFATSAIDTSTMSLDYSGQLAILGAMLVVAIISAPIAISSALKVSVS; encoded by the coding sequence ATGACACGACAGCACTCATATTGGCAGTTATTTGTCGCGGTATTTAGTAAAGACGTTAAGCTCGCTTTTCGTCAGCGTGCTGAAATAGTCAATCCCATCTTATTTTTTTTAATTGTTATCTCGTTGTTTCCATTAGCGATAGGGCCTGAGCCTGGGTTGTTATCAAGAATGGCGCCGGGCATTATCTGGGTTGCGGCTTTATTATCAACCATGCTTGGACTCGATAAGCTATTTAGAGACGACTATAACGATGGCTCTTTGGAGCAACTAATTGCTTCTTCGTATCCTTTATCATTAACCGTGTTAGCTAAAGTAGCGGCACATTGGGTGATCACTGGCTTACCGCTGGTACTAATGACCCCCTTATTTGCTTTGTTATTAAATTTAGAAACGACGGCCTTAATGGCTACGTTATTAACGCTATTACTAGGAACTCCCTTATTGAGCTTTATTGGCGCAATAGGAGCGGGTTTGACTGTGGGATTACAAAAAGGCGGCATTTTAATGAGCTTACTAGTGCTGCCTTTGTATATTCCGGTTTTAATTTTTGCAACTTCCGCTATTGATACCAGCACTATGTCGCTGGATTACAGTGGTCAGCTTGCAATCCTTGGTGCCATGTTAGTCGTTGCGATTATCAGTGCGCCAATTGCCATATCATCAGCATTAAAAGTGAGTGTAAGTTAA
- a CDS encoding EscU/YscU/HrcU family type III secretion system export apparatus switch protein — MTDSFKSNSAIGLLYEAGNSPTVSAKGFGELADEIIALAKDKGILIHQDEALANTLSKLELGEEIPKELYFVIAELIAFSYVVRGKFPPGWQDFQGKLNIKA, encoded by the coding sequence ATGACGGATTCATTTAAAAGCAATTCAGCAATTGGGCTACTCTACGAGGCAGGCAATTCACCCACCGTTAGCGCTAAAGGATTTGGCGAGCTGGCAGATGAAATTATTGCCCTAGCTAAAGATAAAGGAATTCTAATCCATCAAGATGAAGCACTTGCAAATACACTCTCGAAATTAGAGCTCGGCGAAGAAATCCCTAAAGAGCTTTACTTTGTTATTGCTGAGCTGATTGCTTTTTCATATGTGGTAAGAGGAAAATTTCCGCCCGGATGGCAAGACTTTCAAGGAAAGCTCAATATAAAAGCATAA
- a CDS encoding flagellar motor protein MotB yields the protein MLRRRLRHQNAKSQHTERWLVSYADYMTIMFAFFVVLYAIAINKEDNIQVLSNSLEHVFDKSAKQFSQQGKGVNGDALLLERVTPEVEVLYGESIQKQEQGPVLLDGQSDNSNISQRHLGKPLDSLLVKLQSSLIDEIRSGEASLELSQDWLVIELNSGLLFASGSAVAHNQAKEVVKKIEAIIAPVDNYIRVRGYTDNETIRNEIFRSNWELSVARATSILVELERLGIESARMAIEGYGQYSPFADNDTEAGRAENRKVVIALSKYGLVLESSNEDTEQQVPEEAKPTEVELPTQDDTIKIIRLEHGGIRVTTRNEQ from the coding sequence ATGTTACGCCGTCGCTTACGTCATCAAAACGCCAAAAGCCAACATACTGAGCGTTGGCTAGTCTCTTATGCAGATTACATGACCATTATGTTTGCATTTTTTGTTGTATTGTATGCTATTGCAATAAACAAAGAAGACAATATACAAGTTTTATCTAACTCTCTTGAGCATGTTTTTGATAAGTCAGCGAAACAATTTTCTCAGCAAGGTAAAGGGGTAAACGGCGATGCTTTGTTGCTTGAAAGAGTGACTCCTGAAGTTGAGGTTTTATATGGCGAAAGTATTCAAAAACAAGAACAAGGGCCGGTGTTGCTCGATGGTCAAAGTGACAATAGCAATATCAGCCAACGTCACTTAGGTAAGCCGCTCGATAGTTTACTGGTCAAGCTACAATCGTCTCTGATTGATGAGATACGCAGTGGTGAGGCAAGCCTAGAGCTTAGCCAAGATTGGTTGGTTATTGAGCTTAATTCTGGGTTGTTATTTGCCAGTGGCAGTGCTGTTGCGCATAATCAAGCCAAAGAAGTTGTAAAAAAGATTGAAGCAATAATCGCACCTGTCGATAACTATATAAGAGTGCGTGGGTACACAGATAACGAAACCATACGCAATGAAATATTTCGCTCTAATTGGGAGTTGTCGGTGGCACGTGCAACATCAATATTAGTTGAGCTAGAGCGTTTGGGAATTGAATCTGCACGCATGGCTATTGAAGGGTATGGCCAATATTCACCTTTTGCCGATAATGATACCGAAGCTGGGCGAGCTGAAAACCGCAAAGTAGTGATTGCGCTTTCTAAGTACGGCTTGGTTTTAGAGTCATCAAATGAGGATACTGAGCAGCAAGTCCCTGAGGAAGCTAAACCAACAGAAGTTGAGTTGCCTACTCAAGACGATACAATAAAAATAATTCGCTTAGAGCATGGTGGCATTCGTGTTACCACGCGTAATGAACAGTAA
- a CDS encoding DUF2802 domain-containing protein, producing the protein MLLLGIAIAGLVFGLFSLLLIVMFKKRYANELDAQLQQFKDSSEQIDILRSEVSELRTGLLSIGKRVLEVEQQNQELIQQQAAQKYDDPDAKIYSRAVKMVELGADLDEVIRECELPRAEAELLFSLHKQKGA; encoded by the coding sequence ATGTTATTACTTGGTATTGCAATTGCGGGTTTAGTCTTTGGGCTATTCTCGTTGCTGTTAATTGTGATGTTTAAAAAGCGGTATGCGAATGAGCTTGACGCACAATTACAGCAATTTAAAGATTCATCAGAGCAGATTGATATTTTACGTAGCGAAGTCTCTGAGTTACGAACTGGGTTACTAAGTATTGGTAAACGAGTGCTTGAGGTAGAACAACAAAACCAAGAGCTTATACAGCAACAAGCTGCTCAAAAATACGATGATCCAGATGCTAAAATTTACTCTCGTGCAGTAAAAATGGTTGAGCTAGGTGCTGATTTAGATGAGGTTATTCGCGAGTGTGAATTACCCCGCGCCGAAGCAGAACTGTTATTTTCTTTACATAAACAAAAAGGCGCTTAG
- a CDS encoding chemotaxis response regulator protein-glutamate methylesterase, protein MAVKVLVVDDSSFFRRRVSEILEQDSGIEVIGFAVNGREAVDKTAQLRPDVITMDVEMPVLDGISAVKEIMASNPTPILMFSSLTRAGASATLDALDAGAMDFLPKKFEDIARNNDDAIKLLQDKVKEIGRQRIGRITRAPAYPSISKPAASKSDRFSNLAKKPIVQPDRSFNNAAPTPTSSSTSARASGKQYQLVAIGTSTGGPVALQTILTQLPANFPHPILLIQHMPAAFTPAFATRLDSLCKIKVKEAQQGDRLQPGCAYLAPGGQQMMVEGRGSNRTLRVFEDKNERVSYKPSVDITFASAAKAYQGDVLAIILTGMGADGRDGARMLKQSGATIWAQDEKSCVVYGMPQAVASAGLANESLGLHDVAVRLKREVGCG, encoded by the coding sequence ATGGCTGTTAAAGTTTTAGTAGTTGATGATTCAAGCTTTTTTCGCCGCAGGGTGAGTGAAATTCTTGAACAAGACAGCGGCATTGAGGTTATAGGTTTCGCTGTTAATGGTCGAGAAGCGGTCGATAAAACAGCTCAGTTACGACCCGATGTGATCACCATGGATGTTGAAATGCCGGTGCTTGATGGTATTAGCGCGGTTAAAGAGATCATGGCGAGTAACCCCACTCCTATTTTAATGTTCTCATCGTTAACACGCGCTGGAGCATCAGCCACCTTAGATGCACTTGATGCCGGAGCGATGGACTTTTTACCGAAAAAGTTTGAAGATATTGCCCGTAATAACGATGACGCAATTAAGTTATTACAAGATAAGGTAAAGGAAATAGGTCGCCAGCGCATTGGTAGAATCACAAGAGCACCAGCATATCCTAGTATAAGTAAACCTGCTGCAAGCAAGTCTGATCGCTTTTCTAATCTCGCTAAAAAGCCAATTGTTCAACCTGATCGCAGCTTTAATAATGCAGCTCCTACACCAACCAGTAGTAGCACATCAGCGCGCGCCAGTGGTAAGCAGTATCAATTAGTTGCTATTGGCACATCAACAGGCGGACCGGTTGCACTGCAAACTATTTTGACTCAGTTGCCTGCTAATTTTCCACACCCAATACTCCTCATACAGCATATGCCTGCGGCATTCACACCTGCGTTTGCAACCCGATTAGATAGCTTGTGTAAAATTAAAGTAAAAGAAGCGCAACAAGGCGATAGACTCCAACCTGGTTGTGCTTATTTAGCGCCGGGCGGGCAGCAAATGATGGTAGAAGGGCGGGGGTCAAACAGAACATTACGCGTATTTGAAGATAAAAATGAACGAGTAAGCTATAAGCCTAGTGTTGATATTACCTTTGCCAGTGCGGCAAAAGCGTATCAAGGCGATGTCCTTGCCATTATTTTGACTGGTATGGGGGCGGATGGTCGTGATGGTGCTCGCATGCTTAAACAATCTGGCGCTACAATTTGGGCTCAAGATGAAAAAAGCTGTGTTGTATATGGTATGCCCCAAGCAGTAGCAAGTGCAGGATTAGCAAATGAAAGCTTAGGTCTTCATGATGTAGCGGTGCGCCTCAAAAGAGAGGTTGGCTGTGGATAA